A window from Pangasianodon hypophthalmus isolate fPanHyp1 chromosome 16, fPanHyp1.pri, whole genome shotgun sequence encodes these proteins:
- the si:ch211-210c8.6 gene encoding LOW QUALITY PROTEIN: uncharacterized protein si:ch211-210c8.6 (The sequence of the model RefSeq protein was modified relative to this genomic sequence to represent the inferred CDS: inserted 2 bases in 1 codon; substituted 5 bases at 5 genomic stop codons), with translation MDGSLAECTVIDVAVQWAGWTIASALKTEKFYNLAGKSXYESVAXISHIWXNSGHLRQSIXIGLVTAWGLKPGTFLFHWIMKEGQDHRFSNVRNRPGIFFVYWTLQALWVFVTFLPTLFLNMELRDKPLGPCDYIVWGIWSLGFATEMSADQLKXNFMKNSDNAGKFIQHRLWAYNKHPNSLGEILQWSGXVMQGLLYLSLVLPLFLWFLFGHVNGIPILEKQALKKWGTDSTTTSGTLHYSGHFLSSNTRS, from the exons ATGGACGGATCACTAGCAGAGTGCACTGTAATTGATGTAGCTGTTCAATGGGCCGGGTGGACTATCGCGTCAGCTCTAAAAACGGAAAAGTTTTACAATTTGGCAGGTAAATCCTAGTACGAAAGCGTTGCATAGATCAGTCA TATTTGGTAA AATTCAGGACACCTGAGGCAGAGTATATAGATTGGCCTGGTTACTGCATGGGGACTGAA ACCCGGGACATTTCTCTTCCACTGGATCATGAAAGAAGGACAAGACCACAGATTCAGCAATGTCAGAAATCGCCCTGGGATATTCTTTGTGTACTGGACCCTGCAAG CTTTATGGGTGTTTGTCACCTTCTTACCCACTCTGTTTCTAAACATGGAGCTAAGAGATAAGCCACTGGGCCCTTGTGATTACATTGTTTGGGGAATCTGGTCTCTGGGCTTCGCAACAGAAATGAGTGCTGACCAGCTGAAATAGAATTTTATGAAGAACTCTGATAATGCT GGTAAGTTTATCCAGCACAGGCTTTGGGCCTATAACAAGCACCCTAATTCCCTGGGAGAAATCCTGCAGTGGTCAGG TGTTATGCAAGGGCTTTTGTACCTCAGCCTTGTGTTGCCTCTCTTCCTATGGTTCCTGTTCGGACATGTGAACGGCATTCCCATCCTGGAGAAACAGGCCTTGAAGAAGTGGGGAACAGACTCCACAACTACATCAGGAACACTGCACTATTCTGGCCATTTCCTCAGTTCTAATACCAGGTCTTGA